A genomic stretch from Alphaproteobacteria bacterium includes:
- the rpmE gene encoding 50S ribosomal protein L31: protein MKKNIHPNYHEITLILTDGTSYNTRSTWGKEGDVMRLETDRTSHHAWVGGTQRILDTGQLSRFNKRFKSFGLDKQ from the coding sequence GTGAAAAAGAATATCCATCCAAATTACCATGAAATCACCCTCATCTTAACGGATGGCACGAGTTACAACACGCGCTCCACATGGGGAAAAGAAGGCGACGTTATGCGTCTTGAAACTGACCGCACTTCACATCATGCATGGGTAGGTGGTACACAAAGAATTCTAGATACTGGCCAATTGTCACGTTTCAACAAACGTTTCAAAAGCTTTGGTTTGGACAAACAATAA
- a CDS encoding DUF1465 family protein: MGSKIYATAFFGKTYDDALKLLVEVRDYLEAYQPNQAKQAEPAIRLALTCLTMRLTAQLTDIMAWLLVQKAVHTGEMHSDEGKEGRNSLRRWIDFDPEQTKLPIPGKLKSLLDRSQTLFERVERLEVMINQK; the protein is encoded by the coding sequence ATGGGCAGTAAAATATATGCAACAGCATTTTTTGGGAAAACCTATGATGATGCCCTAAAATTGCTCGTCGAGGTTAGAGATTATTTAGAAGCATATCAGCCAAATCAAGCAAAGCAAGCGGAACCCGCCATAAGGTTAGCACTTACGTGTCTTACGATGCGTCTTACAGCGCAATTGACGGATATTATGGCATGGCTACTGGTTCAAAAAGCTGTTCATACAGGCGAGATGCATTCTGATGAAGGTAAGGAAGGTCGCAATAGTCTAAGACGCTGGATTGATTTTGATCCAGAACAAACAAAGTTACCCATTCCAGGTAAACTCAAATCATTGCTTGATCGTAGTCAAACATTATTTGAACGGGTTGAACGTTTAGAGGTAATGATTAATCAGAAATAA
- a CDS encoding DUF2059 domain-containing protein has product MFKRFALPLAFVLVTSFAQADKKALIDEVIKLSEADKQIEQSFAQITKNVPNPFKGKFGDQQTKFDEVFTKAVKEELIRITKEIYGKVMPQLAGLYDKHFTEEDLAAITAFMKSPAGIKQKNMMPKVMEEMSKVMQDTSKGLMPAMQDALKKGMDAAKKAGIDPKLVDELLEKREEEAKKQKEMMEKFQKMQEEGAKKGEAEEID; this is encoded by the coding sequence ATGTTTAAACGTTTTGCCCTTCCCCTTGCTTTTGTGCTTGTAACAAGTTTTGCACAAGCTGACAAAAAAGCACTTATTGACGAAGTTATCAAATTAAGTGAAGCAGACAAACAAATTGAGCAATCATTTGCACAAATTACTAAAAATGTCCCCAATCCATTTAAAGGTAAATTTGGCGATCAACAAACTAAATTTGATGAAGTTTTTACAAAAGCTGTTAAAGAAGAATTAATTCGTATCACCAAAGAAATTTATGGCAAAGTCATGCCACAATTAGCTGGTCTTTATGACAAGCATTTCACTGAAGAAGATCTTGCAGCAATTACTGCTTTTATGAAATCACCCGCTGGCATAAAGCAAAAAAATATGATGCCTAAAGTTATGGAAGAAATGTCAAAAGTCATGCAAGACACAAGCAAAGGCCTAATGCCTGCAATGCAAGATGCGTTGAAAAAAGGTATGGATGCTGCTAAAAAAGCTGGTATTGATCCAAAATTAGTTGATGAACTTCTTGAAAAACGTGAAGAAGAAGCTAAGAAACAAAAAGAAATGATGGAAAAATTCCAAAAAATGCAAGAAGAAGGCGCTAAAAAAGGCGAAGCAGAAGAAATCGATTAA
- a CDS encoding demethoxyubiquinone hydroxylase family protein, producing the protein MKNKEYESMIRVNHAGEFGAVQIYKGQLAVLRRRETKKMIETMLSQEEDHFAYFDTKLKNEHIRPTILTPFWRVMGFALGAGTALLGRRAAMVCTVAVEEVIEEHYEEQLQHPELNDDLKDKIKEFQNDEIHHKEQGIEKFAKAAPCYPVLRQMIRQGTKLAIFLSKKI; encoded by the coding sequence ATGAAAAATAAAGAATATGAATCAATGATACGCGTCAACCATGCGGGTGAATTTGGCGCTGTTCAAATTTATAAAGGTCAGCTTGCCGTATTAAGACGACGTGAGACAAAAAAAATGATCGAAACAATGCTGTCTCAAGAAGAGGATCATTTTGCTTATTTTGATACAAAATTAAAAAATGAACATATAAGACCTACAATTTTGACGCCTTTTTGGCGTGTGATGGGTTTTGCTTTGGGGGCTGGAACGGCACTTTTGGGACGACGTGCTGCCATGGTATGCACTGTTGCTGTTGAGGAAGTTATTGAAGAACATTACGAAGAGCAATTACAGCATCCAGAACTGAATGACGATTTAAAGGATAAAATCAAAGAATTTCAAAATGATGAAATTCATCATAAGGAACAAGGTATTGAAAAATTTGCAAAAGCTGCACCTTGTTATCCTGTATTGAGGCAAATGATTCGTCAGGGCACAAAATTGGCGATCTTTTTATCAAAAAAAATATAA
- a CDS encoding disulfide bond formation protein B: MAIKKVIFSKISFHFLMFAFFGLTSFFVLSYAYYSQYVDMLEPCNLCLYQRYPYWIAIGLSVFGLFLYKKSKIRFVLYAFLFFTFAANVGISFYHFGIEQAWWTDHEICGSTLGDEDDIDEMRKQILATPVVQCAIVQWSLFGLSMTGYNFILSCFLMILSFLGIIKKRSSK, from the coding sequence ATGGCAATTAAAAAAGTTATTTTTTCGAAAATATCATTTCACTTTTTGATGTTTGCATTTTTTGGGCTTACCTCTTTTTTTGTGCTTTCTTATGCATATTACAGTCAATATGTTGATATGCTCGAACCTTGTAACCTTTGCTTGTATCAACGTTATCCTTATTGGATTGCGATAGGGTTAAGCGTTTTTGGGCTTTTTTTGTACAAAAAATCGAAAATTCGCTTTGTTCTCTATGCATTTCTATTTTTTACATTTGCGGCAAATGTTGGTATTAGTTTTTACCATTTTGGTATAGAGCAAGCTTGGTGGACAGATCATGAAATATGCGGATCAACTTTGGGTGACGAAGATGACATCGATGAAATGCGCAAACAAATCCTTGCAACACCAGTTGTTCAATGTGCAATCGTACAATGGTCTTTATTTGGGCTGTCAATGACGGGATATAATTTTATTTTGTCCTGTTTTTTAATGATATTATCATTTTTAGGTATTATTAAAAAAAGAAGTAGCAAATGA
- a CDS encoding cytochrome b has translation MNLRNSDQSWGIVTQFLHWFIFAFLIGQITLGFVMGDFPDGDEKWKLFDLHKALGMLALLIIVLRLFWRFLNVVPKDPPMPNWQKKSAQGVIWALYLSMLIIPISGYLMSTLGGHPIKIFDLFTIDPIMKNPAISKFANKVHEYMIWVIIGFTAFHIVGGLYHHFILKDNILRRMMPGWKDNNKKNK, from the coding sequence ATGAATTTACGAAATAGCGATCAAAGTTGGGGTATCGTTACACAATTTTTACACTGGTTTATTTTTGCCTTTTTGATCGGCCAAATTACGCTTGGTTTTGTGATGGGTGACTTTCCAGATGGCGATGAAAAATGGAAATTATTTGATCTACACAAAGCATTAGGTATGTTGGCATTATTGATTATAGTGCTACGACTTTTTTGGCGTTTTTTAAATGTTGTGCCTAAAGATCCACCAATGCCTAATTGGCAAAAGAAATCGGCGCAAGGTGTGATTTGGGCACTTTATCTTTCGATGTTGATTATTCCTATAAGCGGATATTTGATGTCAACGCTTGGGGGTCATCCTATTAAAATTTTTGATTTATTCACAATAGATCCAATCATGAAAAATCCTGCAATTTCAAAATTTGCAAATAAAGTACACGAATATATGATCTGGGTGATTATAGGTTTTACGGCTTTTCATATTGTCGGCGGTCTTTACCATCACTTTATTTTGAAAGATAATATCTTAAGAAGGATGATGCCAGGATGGAAAGATAATAATAAAAAGAACAAATAA
- a CDS encoding glutathione S-transferase family protein, which produces MRKLYHYWLSPASRQVRLCLSEKSLSFDLILEKPWERRAEFINLNPTGDLPVLVESEGDVIAEVNPICEYLDEVYPDRPLLGRDPITRAEVRRLVGWFNQKFYHEVSVNLLEEKTFKAYYGRGAPSSSALRAGAINLNNHLAYISYLVERRNWLAGDRFSLADICAASHLSSIDYLGDISWDKHPEAKDWYAKIKSRPSFRPLLHEVVPGILPSRHYVNLDF; this is translated from the coding sequence ATGCGTAAACTTTATCATTATTGGCTATCACCGGCCTCTCGCCAAGTGAGATTATGTCTTTCTGAAAAATCATTAAGCTTTGATCTTATCTTAGAAAAGCCTTGGGAAAGACGTGCCGAATTTATTAATTTAAACCCCACAGGCGATTTACCTGTTTTGGTAGAATCAGAAGGCGATGTTATAGCTGAAGTAAACCCCATTTGTGAATATTTAGACGAAGTCTATCCGGATCGACCTCTTTTAGGTCGGGATCCTATTACACGCGCAGAAGTAAGACGTCTTGTTGGTTGGTTCAATCAAAAATTTTATCATGAGGTAAGTGTTAATCTGCTGGAAGAGAAAACTTTTAAGGCTTATTATGGACGTGGCGCACCTTCATCGAGCGCTTTACGAGCTGGTGCCATCAACTTAAATAATCATTTAGCCTATATTTCATATTTGGTTGAAAGACGCAATTGGCTTGCAGGTGACCGTTTTTCTTTGGCAGATATTTGTGCAGCCTCTCATCTTTCGTCAATTGATTATTTAGGAGATATTTCCTGGGATAAACACCCAGAAGCCAAGGATTGGTATGCTAAAATAAAATCACGTCCTAGTTTTAGACCTTTATTGCATGAAGTCGTGCCGGGCATATTACCCTCTCGACATTATGTCAATTTAGACTTTTAA
- a CDS encoding Trm112 family protein: MNPKLLEILVCPQTKGRLIYNKEQQELISPLAECAYPIKDGIPIMLIDEARHLTEDEILKYKKKTS, encoded by the coding sequence ATTAATCCTAAATTGCTTGAAATTCTCGTTTGCCCTCAAACAAAAGGCAGACTTATTTATAATAAAGAACAACAAGAGCTTATTTCCCCTTTGGCTGAATGTGCTTACCCTATTAAAGATGGCATTCCTATTATGCTTATTGATGAAGCAAGACATTTAACAGAAGATGAAATCTTAAAATATAAAAAGAAAACAAGTTAA
- a CDS encoding DUF1013 domain-containing protein — MTYLLMPKATAAWLVEQTALTFEQIAAFCNLHSLEVQSIADGDIIIQGVDPVSSGQLTWEEIERCAKDPTARLKRIEKQSEYIHDRKRGSRYIPISKRADKPSAIAWLIKNHPELNDHQIMRLLGTTKATILSIRNRTHKDMQNIKSQNPVRTGLCTDEGLRDELNLCAKGPIIAEDI, encoded by the coding sequence ATGACATATTTACTCATGCCCAAAGCAACAGCGGCTTGGCTTGTTGAACAGACAGCGTTGACTTTTGAGCAAATTGCAGCTTTTTGCAATTTACATTCTTTAGAGGTGCAGTCAATTGCTGATGGCGACATCATCATTCAAGGTGTTGATCCTGTTTCGTCAGGACAGCTTACCTGGGAAGAGATTGAACGTTGTGCAAAAGATCCAACGGCCAGATTAAAACGCATTGAAAAACAATCAGAATATATTCATGATCGCAAAAGAGGATCGCGTTATATCCCTATTTCAAAACGCGCTGACAAACCAAGTGCAATTGCATGGCTCATTAAAAACCATCCAGAATTAAACGATCATCAAATTATGCGTTTGTTGGGTACAACAAAAGCAACTATTTTGTCGATTCGCAATAGAACACATAAAGATATGCAAAATATTAAATCTCAAAACCCCGTGCGCACAGGTCTTTGCACTGATGAAGGGTTGCGCGATGAATTAAATCTTTGTGCTAAAGGACCTATTATTGCCGAAGATATTTAA
- a CDS encoding Hsp33 family molecular chaperone HslO: protein MNLYNKVIPFQLEKLPIRGRILVLEEVVDTIIHKHDYPDLVGHLLAEAILFGSLMSAALKHDGIFTLQTRTDGPINLLVADVTENGVARGYAEFDKEKIEALTQSKQIISMPRLLGNGQLALTLDQSDLKDRYQGFVALTGATFAESLQHYFTQSEQLKTALFFATQKKENKWRAAGIFLQLMPQLDDETEEQKSEHWLTAVSLLSTLKKSEILSDTLTPHDVLFRLFHEHDIKVFEPKQIKAGCRCSRRRIFDILNNMTEQDRQDLVENLYISVTCQFCNEHYEFTLDQFI from the coding sequence ATGAACCTATACAACAAAGTTATTCCATTTCAGCTTGAAAAATTGCCTATTCGTGGTCGTATTCTTGTATTAGAAGAGGTAGTCGATACGATTATCCATAAACATGATTACCCGGATCTTGTTGGTCATCTTTTAGCTGAAGCGATTCTTTTTGGGTCTTTGATGAGCGCTGCTCTTAAGCATGATGGTATTTTTACGCTTCAAACAAGAACGGATGGTCCTATTAATCTGCTTGTTGCTGATGTAACTGAAAATGGCGTTGCACGAGGTTACGCAGAATTTGATAAAGAAAAAATTGAAGCTTTAACACAATCCAAGCAAATAATTTCTATGCCACGTTTGTTGGGGAACGGTCAATTGGCTTTAACGCTTGATCAAAGTGATCTAAAAGATCGTTATCAAGGGTTTGTTGCATTGACTGGCGCAACATTTGCTGAATCATTACAACATTATTTCACCCAATCAGAGCAATTAAAAACAGCATTATTTTTTGCAACACAAAAAAAAGAAAATAAATGGCGCGCAGCAGGTATTTTTTTGCAGCTTATGCCACAATTAGATGATGAAACAGAAGAACAAAAAAGTGAACATTGGCTAACAGCCGTAAGTTTGTTGAGTACTCTTAAAAAATCAGAGATTTTATCCGATACGTTGACACCACACGATGTATTATTTCGCTTGTTTCATGAACATGACATTAAAGTTTTTGAACCAAAACAAATTAAGGCTGGTTGCAGATGCAGCCGTAGGCGTATTTTTGATATTTTAAACAATATGACTGAACAAGATCGACAAGATCTTGTTGAAAATTTATATATTTCAGTGACGTGTCAATTTTGTAATGAGCATTATGAATTTACGTTAGACCAATTTATATAG
- a CDS encoding efflux RND transporter periplasmic adaptor subunit produces the protein MKWFLVVLSIIFLYGEVGNLNAKKPNETDKKEQKPLVVCEKISKGNLPVYIKALGNVTSQASVLIKPQINGILTQIHFNDGQDVKKNQLLAEIDARPFEAQLKQYEGQYERDKALLENARLDLERYKDLNTKDSISKQILDTQIALVKQYVGIVKSDQGLIDTVRVNLNYCKIKSPIEGKIGIRLVDPGNFVQVSDVAGIALVNATNMVRVYFTIPEDEIPRFQKKTNQSEPLIVEAYDRWHNNLLKKGVVETIDNQIDVTTGTIKIKSIFENNDNILFPNQFVNIHLLIDEHKDVLLAPTRAIQLGSKGNYVYVLNDNQTISLKMVEILGQYQNNSAIKGDLSENQSVVVEGGDKLKEGMEVTLSGDEQKDPSSKPKKDKKKDKKV, from the coding sequence GTGAAGTGGTTTTTAGTTGTACTAAGTATTATTTTTTTATATGGGGAAGTAGGCAATCTTAATGCTAAAAAACCAAATGAAACTGATAAAAAAGAACAAAAGCCACTTGTTGTTTGTGAAAAAATTTCAAAAGGAAATCTTCCCGTTTATATTAAAGCCTTAGGCAACGTTACTTCACAAGCATCTGTTCTTATTAAGCCTCAAATAAATGGTATTTTAACTCAAATTCATTTTAATGACGGACAAGATGTAAAAAAAAATCAATTACTTGCTGAAATTGATGCGCGTCCTTTTGAAGCACAATTAAAGCAATATGAAGGTCAATATGAACGTGATAAAGCGTTGCTTGAAAATGCGCGATTAGATCTAGAGCGTTATAAGGATCTTAATACAAAAGATTCTATTTCAAAGCAAATACTTGATACACAAATAGCGCTTGTGAAGCAATATGTTGGTATTGTTAAGTCTGATCAGGGTTTGATTGATACAGTACGTGTTAATTTAAATTATTGTAAAATTAAATCACCTATTGAAGGTAAAATAGGGATTCGGCTTGTTGATCCAGGTAATTTTGTTCAAGTTTCAGATGTAGCTGGCATTGCTCTTGTGAATGCAACAAACATGGTGCGTGTGTATTTTACGATTCCCGAGGATGAGATTCCACGATTTCAAAAAAAAACAAATCAAAGTGAACCCTTAATTGTTGAAGCCTATGACCGTTGGCACAATAATTTGTTGAAAAAAGGTGTTGTTGAAACAATCGACAATCAAATTGATGTAACAACAGGTACGATTAAAATAAAAAGTATTTTTGAAAACAACGATAATATTCTTTTTCCAAATCAGTTTGTAAATATTCATTTGCTCATTGATGAACATAAAGATGTTTTGTTAGCGCCAACACGCGCTATTCAATTGGGCTCAAAAGGAAATTATGTTTACGTATTGAATGATAATCAAACAATATCCCTTAAGATGGTTGAAATTTTAGGACAATATCAAAATAACAGCGCCATAAAAGGTGATTTAAGTGAAAATCAATCTGTTGTTGTGGAAGGCGGGGATAAATTAAAAGAAGGAATGGAGGTAACATTATCGGGGGACGAACAAAAAGATCCATCATCGAAACCCAAAAAAGATAAAAAGAAAGATAAAAAAGTTTAA
- a CDS encoding multidrug efflux RND transporter permease subunit has product MNISQPFILRPIATSLMMVALLFFGILTYKMLPVSALPEVNYPTIRVSTFYPGASPDVMASLVTAPLERQFGQMMGLSQMTSSSAMGCSIITLKFGLSMNLDVAEQEVQAAINVASSYLPNDLPNPPIYNKVNPADTPILTLAISSETMSLPKIEDLVDTRFSQKLAQISGVGLVSISGGQKPAIRIQVNPITLSAYGLTLEMLRNALVASSVSQPKGTFEGLHQSFVINANDQLLSAEDFKTQIISYNNGAPIRLSDVAEVIELTEDVRLAAWMNENPSIIVNIQRQPGANVIEVVDRIKELLPNLTASLPASIDVKILADRTISIRASVEEAEFDLLIAISLVVLLIFLFLGSFTATIIPSIAVPLSLIGTFSAMYLLGFSINNLTLMALTIATGFVVDDAIVMIENIARYIEDGHKPLQAALKGSRQIGFTIISLTISLIATLIPLLFMGDIVGRLFREFAMTLSITILLSAFISLTLTPMMCAKFLKERKHRKMNKFEKKTNDFIHKIIYYYGISLRKVLAYQPFILITFLMTMALSLYLFYIIPKGFFPIQDTGIIQAVSEAPQSISFNAMAERQQTLAKTILEDPDVENLSSFIGVDGNNTTLNSGRILINLKPIEDREARVVEIIDRIEKNVEKVTGVNLFLQAVQDFNVDDRISRTQYQFSLNGPDEKEVEHWSNELMHYLQKDGRLDDLATDHQNKGFKTLITIDRDSASRLGITPLQIDNALYSAFGQRQIMTLYTQVNQYHVILEVAPKFQHIQHALDFIYLNNTDGKPVPLSSITKVSTTNGPLLINRQSQFPVILISFNLKAGGSLGDAIDIIDKAKEDLQIPDTIRTQFEGAAKVFQSSLANEFWLVLAAIFVIYIVLGILYESYIHPITILSTLPSAGVGALCALFITDNDLSVIALIGIILLIGIVKKNAIMMIDFALDLERTQNKAPIDAIYEAALLRFRPILMTTLAALFGAVPLALSSGMGAELRQPLGITIIGGLILSQILTLYSIPVIYLFFDSVARKIKKVSKSKQKKPQYQG; this is encoded by the coding sequence ATGAATATCTCTCAACCTTTTATTTTACGCCCTATAGCAACATCATTAATGATGGTGGCACTTCTGTTTTTCGGCATTCTAACCTATAAAATGTTACCTGTTTCAGCGTTGCCTGAAGTGAATTATCCAACGATTCGTGTGTCCACTTTTTATCCCGGTGCAAGTCCTGACGTAATGGCATCTTTGGTAACAGCACCTCTTGAACGTCAATTTGGCCAAATGATGGGCCTATCGCAAATGACATCTAGTAGTGCGATGGGTTGTTCGATCATCACGCTAAAATTTGGACTTTCAATGAATTTAGATGTTGCTGAACAAGAAGTTCAAGCAGCCATAAACGTCGCTTCAAGTTATTTACCCAATGATTTACCGAATCCGCCTATTTATAATAAAGTGAATCCAGCTGACACACCTATTTTGACACTTGCCATCAGTTCAGAGACAATGTCTTTACCGAAAATTGAGGATCTCGTTGATACGCGTTTTTCTCAAAAATTAGCACAAATATCAGGTGTTGGGCTTGTAAGCATTAGCGGTGGCCAAAAACCAGCTATTCGGATTCAGGTTAATCCTATTACGCTTTCAGCTTACGGATTAACGCTTGAGATGTTAAGAAATGCGTTAGTCGCGTCAAGTGTCAGTCAACCAAAAGGTACTTTTGAAGGATTGCATCAATCCTTTGTTATTAATGCTAATGATCAATTATTATCTGCAGAAGATTTTAAAACCCAAATTATTAGTTACAATAATGGGGCGCCAATTCGGCTTTCTGATGTGGCAGAAGTTATTGAGCTTACAGAAGATGTAAGACTTGCTGCATGGATGAACGAAAATCCTTCTATTATTGTCAATATTCAACGTCAACCTGGTGCTAATGTAATTGAAGTTGTTGATCGTATTAAAGAATTATTACCCAATTTAACGGCATCACTACCTGCAAGCATTGATGTTAAAATATTAGCCGATCGTACCATTTCGATTCGCGCTTCTGTTGAAGAAGCAGAATTTGATCTTCTGATTGCCATTTCTTTAGTCGTTTTATTAATATTTTTGTTCTTAGGCAGTTTTACAGCAACCATTATTCCGAGTATTGCTGTTCCTTTATCCCTTATTGGTACTTTTAGTGCTATGTATTTATTGGGATTTAGTATTAATAATCTGACTTTAATGGCATTAACGATTGCAACGGGTTTTGTTGTCGATGACGCGATTGTGATGATTGAAAACATTGCGCGTTATATCGAGGATGGACATAAACCATTACAAGCGGCCTTAAAAGGATCAAGACAAATTGGTTTTACAATTATTTCCTTAACAATTTCATTGATTGCGACGCTTATTCCATTATTGTTTATGGGCGATATTGTGGGGAGACTTTTCCGCGAATTTGCGATGACTTTATCTATTACAATTCTACTTTCTGCTTTTATTTCCTTAACACTAACACCCATGATGTGTGCTAAGTTTTTAAAAGAACGCAAACATCGTAAAATGAATAAATTTGAAAAAAAGACGAATGATTTTATTCATAAAATTATTTACTATTATGGCATTAGTCTTCGTAAAGTTTTAGCATATCAACCATTTATATTAATTACTTTTTTAATGACGATGGCGCTTTCTTTATATCTTTTTTATATTATCCCTAAAGGTTTTTTTCCTATCCAAGATACGGGGATAATTCAAGCTGTTTCAGAAGCACCACAATCAATCTCGTTTAACGCGATGGCAGAGCGTCAGCAAACTTTAGCTAAAACGATTCTTGAAGATCCTGACGTTGAAAATTTATCTTCTTTTATAGGTGTGGATGGTAATAATACGACTTTGAATTCTGGTCGAATTCTTATTAATCTTAAGCCAATTGAAGATCGAGAAGCGCGTGTTGTTGAAATTATTGATCGCATTGAAAAGAATGTCGAGAAAGTTACGGGTGTAAACCTTTTTTTACAAGCTGTTCAGGATTTTAATGTTGATGATCGCATTAGTCGAACTCAATATCAGTTTAGTTTGAATGGTCCTGATGAAAAAGAAGTTGAGCATTGGTCGAATGAATTGATGCATTATCTTCAAAAAGACGGAAGATTAGACGATTTGGCTACAGATCATCAAAACAAGGGTTTTAAGACGCTGATAACCATTGATAGAGATTCGGCATCGCGTTTAGGCATTACGCCACTTCAAATAGACAATGCATTATATAGCGCTTTTGGTCAGCGGCAAATTATGACACTTTACACTCAAGTCAATCAATATCACGTGATCTTAGAAGTCGCGCCAAAATTTCAACATATTCAACATGCCCTTGATTTTATTTATCTTAATAATACCGACGGGAAACCTGTACCTCTTTCATCTATAACAAAAGTATCGACGACAAACGGACCATTGCTGATTAACCGTCAAAGCCAATTTCCTGTGATTCTTATTTCATTCAATCTTAAAGCGGGTGGGTCATTAGGAGATGCTATTGATATTATTGATAAAGCAAAAGAAGATTTACAAATACCTGATACTATTCGCACGCAATTTGAAGGTGCCGCAAAAGTTTTTCAAAGCTCCCTTGCTAATGAATTTTGGTTGGTATTGGCCGCTATTTTTGTGATTTATATCGTGTTGGGTATTTTGTATGAAAGTTATATTCATCCTATTACAATTTTATCGACGTTGCCTTCTGCGGGCGTAGGTGCCTTATGTGCTTTATTTATAACCGACAATGATTTAAGCGTTATTGCTTTGATCGGTATTATCTTATTAATTGGGATCGTGAAAAAAAACGCTATTATGATGATTGATTTTGCGCTTGATTTAGAACGCACCCAAAATAAAGCACCTATAGATGCTATTTATGAAGCAGCACTTCTTCGTTTTAGACCGATTTTAATGACAACATTGGCTGCCCTTTTTGGTGCTGTGCCACTTGCATTAAGTTCTGGTATGGGTGCTGAATTGCGGCAACCTTTGGGTATCACGATTATTGGAGGTCTTATTTTAAGCCAAATTTTAACGCTGTATTCAATACCTGTTATCTATTTATTTTTTGATTCAGTTGCACGAAAAATAAAAAAGGTATCGAAATCAAAGCAAAAAAAACCGCAATATCAAGGTTAA